Proteins from a single region of Flavobacterium sp. YJ01:
- a CDS encoding class I SAM-dependent methyltransferase, whose translation MKQEELQAIASQLKHPSGEKGIEMGNMMNETNINMTKHSVQNLNISNENKILELGHGNGGHVEFLFEQAKNLKYYGLEMSELMFQEARQINRNFVSQKQAFFSLYDGNTIPFEDELFDKIFTVNTIYFWQKPEELLSEIYRVLKPNGNFCLTFAEEDFMKKLPFTQFEFELYSTEKAQELIKKSDFKIVYTETQTEKVKSKTGELVDRAFTTIVLEK comes from the coding sequence ATGAAACAAGAAGAACTACAAGCCATAGCCTCTCAATTAAAACATCCATCAGGAGAAAAAGGAATCGAAATGGGCAATATGATGAATGAAACGAACATCAATATGACCAAACATTCAGTTCAGAATCTAAATATTTCAAACGAAAACAAAATCCTAGAACTTGGCCACGGAAACGGAGGACACGTAGAATTTTTGTTTGAACAAGCCAAAAATCTAAAATACTACGGACTGGAAATGTCGGAATTGATGTTTCAGGAAGCACGCCAGATTAACCGAAATTTTGTTTCCCAAAAACAAGCTTTCTTTTCGCTTTATGACGGAAATACAATTCCGTTTGAAGATGAGTTATTCGATAAAATATTTACTGTAAATACCATTTATTTTTGGCAGAAGCCTGAAGAATTACTTTCAGAAATCTACAGGGTTTTAAAACCAAATGGAAATTTCTGCCTAACATTTGCCGAAGAAGATTTTATGAAGAAACTTCCGTTTACGCAATTCGAATTTGAATTGTATAGTACAGAAAAAGCGCAGGAATTAATCAAAAAATCGGATTTTAAAATTGTGTATACAGAAACACAAACCGAAAAAGTAAAAAGCAAAACAGGAGAATTGGTTGATAGAGCTTTTACAACGATTGTTCTGGAAAAATAA
- a CDS encoding outer membrane beta-barrel protein — translation MKKILVMAALAICSFANAQKGTILVGGNIGYTSEKSEFRFSEDKVSTFTFSPKVGYQFHENWTVGGEFSLSTSDIDNADVNRKDNRFRTGAFVRYTKPLSQTFSVFADMGAGFQTEKNKIYANNGNSYVRYKGNGAYVDVTPALFINMKKGFGLNFSIGGLGYETLSFDDNGEDYSNFYFNFGKTFNIGISKNF, via the coding sequence ATGAAAAAAATTTTAGTGATGGCTGCCCTAGCTATCTGCAGTTTTGCAAATGCACAAAAAGGAACAATCTTAGTTGGTGGAAACATCGGTTACACTTCTGAGAAGTCAGAATTCAGATTTAGTGAAGACAAAGTAAGTACTTTTACTTTTTCTCCTAAAGTAGGTTACCAATTCCACGAAAACTGGACAGTTGGAGGAGAATTTTCATTAAGCACATCTGATATTGATAATGCAGATGTAAACCGTAAAGATAATAGATTTAGAACTGGAGCTTTTGTTCGTTACACAAAACCATTAAGCCAAACTTTTTCTGTTTTTGCGGATATGGGAGCTGGTTTCCAAACTGAAAAAAATAAAATTTATGCTAATAATGGAAACAGTTATGTAAGATACAAAGGAAACGGAGCTTACGTAGATGTAACTCCAGCTCTTTTCATCAATATGAAAAAAGGTTTTGGTCTTAATTTCAGTATTGGTGGTTTAGGATATGAAACATTAAGTTTTGATGACAATGGAGAAGATTACAGTAATTTCTACTTTAACTTTGGTAAAACATTCAATATCGGAATTTCTAAAAACTTTTAA
- a CDS encoding TonB-dependent receptor: MKNIITSIMLAFSVYGFSQTEKETDSIVETMTALDEIVISKKKVLYTQKSDRLVFNVENSIVSEGGTALDVLSRAPGVVVSQDGDLSIRGQQGVAVMINGKLTQLSQKELANYLKATTSSNIKQIEVITNPSSKYDAAGKAGIINIILKKPNASGLKGTAFTSYGRGRKNRTNSGFNLNYNKDKWGLFGNYSYTFRGEEEKKEFNQVQYTDQTRQEILSKNHQTSITDEPLTSNNFKIGTQYEVSPKTNLEFYVDAKIGRYENIANGTNTVVNTANQPIFDAVTYNDSKEKWNDYTYAFSGLHKFNDEGKNMAFDFEYETSKFRSNQFQSADNTANATVVNDRRGYIPSQLKVFTGKVDFVNPFKEKQSLEYGLKASIKNNDNPSVYEYYENNQWLIDFNSTNHFEYNEQIYAAYVNYKYQLEKLNIQAGLRTEYTAINIDQKTLNEEHKDDYLKWFPSLSLKYEFTNNHSAHASYSKRINRPSQFDLNPFRFYDDSFNYSQGNPKLIPEITHAMEIGYAWKSNFMASVYFNSTKDVFTEVYNYNPDTNTTVTTQINVDKSYNYGINITNTAEFYKWWSVNTLFNVFENKFMGNVLNSNTIDPIMTLNLSVQNSFTITETWKAEGNAQYQSKSNLGVYQRDGFFDFSIGISKQVLAKKGNIKLNFTDVFNTNNFYIKSVVAQTGIDKKYDLDNRIATIAFTYRI, translated from the coding sequence ATGAAAAATATTATAACCTCCATAATGCTTGCTTTTTCGGTTTATGGATTTTCTCAAACAGAAAAAGAAACTGATAGTATTGTAGAAACTATGACAGCTTTGGATGAAATTGTGATTAGTAAAAAGAAAGTACTTTATACTCAAAAATCAGATCGTCTTGTTTTTAATGTCGAAAACAGCATTGTTTCTGAAGGTGGAACTGCACTTGATGTTTTATCGCGTGCACCAGGCGTTGTCGTTTCTCAAGATGGCGATTTGTCCATTCGCGGACAGCAAGGTGTTGCCGTGATGATAAACGGAAAACTGACGCAGCTTTCTCAAAAAGAATTAGCAAATTATCTTAAAGCTACAACTTCATCAAACATCAAACAAATTGAAGTAATTACAAATCCCTCTTCTAAATATGATGCAGCTGGTAAAGCTGGAATTATTAATATTATTTTAAAAAAACCAAACGCTTCTGGCTTAAAAGGAACTGCTTTTACAAGTTATGGAAGAGGCAGGAAAAACAGAACAAATTCTGGTTTCAATTTAAATTACAACAAAGACAAATGGGGACTTTTTGGAAACTACAGCTACACGTTTCGTGGTGAAGAAGAGAAAAAAGAATTCAATCAAGTTCAATATACCGATCAGACACGTCAGGAAATTTTATCTAAAAATCATCAAACTTCTATTACTGACGAACCTTTAACTTCTAATAATTTTAAAATTGGAACGCAATATGAAGTGTCACCAAAAACAAATTTAGAATTTTATGTTGATGCCAAAATCGGTCGATACGAAAATATAGCAAACGGAACAAATACGGTTGTAAACACAGCAAATCAGCCCATTTTTGATGCTGTGACTTATAACGACAGTAAAGAAAAGTGGAACGATTATACGTATGCTTTTTCTGGATTGCATAAGTTTAATGACGAAGGAAAAAATATGGCTTTTGACTTTGAATATGAAACTTCTAAATTTAGATCGAATCAATTTCAAAGTGCCGATAATACTGCAAATGCAACTGTTGTAAATGACCGTCGCGGTTATATTCCGTCTCAGTTAAAAGTATTTACTGGTAAAGTAGATTTTGTAAATCCGTTTAAGGAAAAACAATCTCTAGAATATGGTTTAAAAGCGAGTATCAAAAACAATGATAATCCTTCTGTTTATGAATATTACGAAAACAATCAATGGTTAATCGATTTTAATTCGACCAATCATTTTGAATACAACGAACAGATTTATGCTGCTTACGTAAACTATAAATATCAGCTAGAAAAATTGAATATTCAGGCTGGTTTAAGAACAGAATATACCGCCATCAATATTGATCAGAAAACTTTGAATGAAGAACATAAAGATGATTATTTAAAATGGTTTCCGAGTCTTTCTTTAAAATATGAGTTCACAAATAACCATTCGGCACATGCTTCTTACAGCAAAAGAATCAATAGACCGAGCCAGTTCGATTTGAATCCGTTTCGTTTTTATGATGATTCATTCAATTATTCGCAAGGAAATCCAAAATTGATTCCCGAGATTACACATGCAATGGAAATTGGTTATGCATGGAAAAGCAATTTTATGGCTTCTGTCTATTTTAATAGCACTAAAGATGTTTTCACGGAAGTTTACAATTACAATCCAGACACGAATACAACAGTTACCACACAGATAAATGTTGACAAATCATACAATTACGGCATCAATATTACGAATACCGCTGAATTTTATAAATGGTGGTCTGTGAATACCTTATTCAACGTTTTTGAAAATAAATTTATGGGAAATGTTTTAAACAGCAACACCATAGATCCGATTATGACTTTGAACCTAAGCGTTCAAAATTCATTTACAATTACCGAAACTTGGAAAGCAGAAGGAAATGCTCAATATCAATCTAAATCCAATCTTGGAGTTTACCAAAGAGACGGTTTCTTTGATTTCAGCATCGGAATTTCGAAACAAGTTTTAGCTAAAAAAGGAAACATCAAATTAAATTTTACTGATGTTTTCAACACCAATAATTTCTACATTAAATCTGTCGTTGCGCAAACGGGAATAGACAAAAAATATGATCTCGACAATCGTATTGCAACAATTGCATTTACATACCGCATTTAA
- a CDS encoding four helix bundle protein yields MEYSKLEVWMEARKLVNLLYDSSKLFPKEELFGLTNQMRRAAVSIPSNIAEGCGRQTSKETIHFLHISRGSLYELETQYYLALDQKYIDENTFNIVLAQIQTCKKLLNGFINYYKKLI; encoded by the coding sequence ATGGAATACAGTAAATTGGAAGTTTGGATGGAAGCGCGGAAGTTGGTGAATTTGTTATATGATTCTTCTAAGTTGTTTCCGAAAGAAGAATTATTTGGATTGACAAATCAAATGAGGAGAGCTGCTGTTTCAATACCGTCAAATATTGCTGAAGGTTGTGGACGACAGACATCAAAAGAAACAATACACTTTCTTCATATTTCACGAGGATCATTGTATGAATTAGAAACGCAGTATTATTTGGCATTGGATCAAAAATATATTGATGAGAATACATTTAATATTGTGTTAGCACAGATTCAAACTTGTAAAAAGTTATTAAACGGTTTTATTAACTACTATAAAAAATTAATATAG
- the gldA gene encoding gliding motility-associated ABC transporter ATP-binding subunit GldA: MSIEVNNISKSYGTQKALNSISFSIQKGEIVGFLGPNGAGKSTLMKILTTYLLADEGSALVNSHDVMTDTKAVQRSIGYLPEHNPLYLDLYVREYLAFNADVYSVPKSRIEEVIELTGLTPESHKKIGQLSKGYRQRVGLANALLHNPDVLILDEPTTGLDPNQLMEIRNVIKNAGKDKTVFLSTHIMQEVEAICDRVIIIDKGQIVADNKLDHLVTANKEQVIEVEFDYKVEEQLLAKLENISSYKNTHDMTWELTFVTDKDMRPAIFDFANENGLKTLQLNQKNKNLEAVFREITK; the protein is encoded by the coding sequence ATGTCGATAGAAGTAAACAACATATCAAAAAGTTACGGAACGCAAAAAGCATTAAACTCGATTTCTTTCTCAATTCAGAAAGGAGAAATTGTTGGTTTTTTAGGTCCAAATGGAGCTGGAAAATCTACTTTAATGAAAATTTTGACTACCTATTTATTGGCAGATGAAGGCTCAGCCCTTGTAAACAGTCACGATGTCATGACGGATACAAAAGCAGTTCAGCGTTCGATTGGTTATTTGCCAGAACATAATCCGTTGTATTTGGATTTGTATGTTCGTGAATATTTGGCATTTAATGCAGATGTTTACAGCGTGCCAAAATCTAGAATTGAAGAGGTAATTGAACTGACAGGACTGACACCAGAAAGCCATAAAAAGATTGGTCAGCTTTCTAAAGGTTATCGCCAACGTGTTGGATTGGCAAATGCTTTATTGCACAATCCAGATGTTTTAATTTTGGATGAACCAACTACAGGTCTGGATCCGAATCAGTTAATGGAAATTCGTAATGTGATTAAAAATGCCGGAAAAGATAAAACCGTTTTTTTATCCACACACATCATGCAGGAAGTTGAAGCCATTTGCGATCGTGTCATAATTATTGACAAAGGACAGATTGTTGCCGACAATAAATTAGATCATTTGGTTACCGCAAATAAAGAGCAAGTTATTGAAGTTGAGTTTGATTATAAAGTTGAAGAACAGCTTTTGGCTAAACTAGAAAATATTTCTTCGTACAAAAATACGCATGACATGACTTGGGAACTAACTTTTGTTACCGACAAAGATATGCGCCCTGCTATTTTTGATTTTGCCAACGAAAATGGCTTAAAAACATTACAACTGAATCAGAAAAATAAAAATCTGGAAGCTGTTTTTAGAGAAATTACAAAGTAA
- a CDS encoding porin family protein: protein MKKMLLILALAMVSYANAQKGTVLVGGNIGFTSENIDQQTDERKTNSFSFSPKVGYQFHENWTVGAEFAIATSKSKSNALDTESKYKDLRVGAFVRYTMPLNETFSVFADLGAGFQNRTSKDFMSDMLMSDSKADGFYTNLTPALFINMKKGFGLNFSIGGIEYQTLKFDNNDTKYNSFVFNFGKTINIGVSKNF from the coding sequence ATGAAAAAAATGCTACTTATTCTTGCATTGGCTATGGTTAGCTATGCAAATGCACAAAAAGGAACAGTATTAGTAGGAGGAAACATTGGTTTTACTTCAGAAAATATTGATCAGCAAACCGATGAAAGAAAAACAAATTCATTTTCTTTCTCTCCAAAAGTGGGTTATCAATTTCACGAAAACTGGACAGTTGGAGCTGAGTTTGCAATAGCTACTTCAAAAAGTAAAAGTAATGCTTTGGATACAGAATCTAAGTATAAAGATTTGAGAGTAGGCGCATTTGTTCGTTATACAATGCCATTAAATGAGACTTTTTCTGTTTTTGCCGATTTGGGAGCTGGTTTTCAAAACCGAACAAGCAAGGATTTTATGAGCGATATGCTTATGTCGGATAGCAAAGCGGATGGATTTTACACCAATCTAACTCCAGCTCTTTTTATCAACATGAAAAAAGGTTTTGGCTTAAATTTTAGCATCGGTGGTATCGAATATCAAACTTTGAAATTTGATAATAACGATACAAAATATAATAGTTTTGTATTCAATTTTGGAAAAACCATTAATATTGGAGTTTCTAAAAACTTCTAG
- a CDS encoding pyridoxal-dependent decarboxylase, with product MNSILQHDLNDFQNILDKTKETGIDFLNSLEEIPTSNKYLIDPQKELNELGLGSLKALEEFNQRLAPLMVASPGPRYWGFVTGGSTPASIVGDWLAAVYDQNPQALSAQGGVSALIETETINLLLELLNLPNDFSGGFVTGATMSNFTNLGVARQWFGAQFGKDFAKHGISEKMNILTATPHSSSIKSLSMLGVGSQNYTLIKTAEGNREAIDIADLEKNIQHLHGKPFILISSAGTVNTADFDDFEAISKLRKKYKFWWHIDAAFGGFAAVSEKYKHLVAGWEGADSITIDCHKWLNVPYESAFYLIKKEHINLQIETFQNSNAPYLGNPLENFNYLNVLPENSRRLRALPAWFSLKAYGKHGYRDIVENSISLALHFANALIEKEHFELLAPIRLNNVCFTLKGIENQEKVSQFLVKLNDGGKVFMTPTLYQNRKGIRASFVNWRTSENDIKIVIQEMIEVFEQL from the coding sequence ATGAATTCAATATTACAACACGATCTAAACGATTTTCAAAATATTTTAGATAAAACCAAAGAAACAGGAATTGATTTTCTTAATAGTCTGGAAGAGATTCCAACCTCAAATAAATATTTGATAGATCCTCAAAAAGAATTAAATGAACTTGGATTGGGTTCGTTGAAAGCTTTAGAAGAGTTCAATCAAAGATTAGCGCCTTTAATGGTGGCTTCGCCAGGACCAAGATATTGGGGATTTGTAACGGGTGGTTCAACTCCTGCATCAATTGTTGGAGATTGGCTGGCTGCGGTTTACGATCAGAATCCGCAAGCTTTAAGTGCGCAAGGAGGCGTTTCTGCATTAATAGAAACAGAAACTATTAATCTTCTTTTAGAACTTTTAAATTTGCCAAATGACTTTTCTGGCGGATTTGTGACAGGCGCAACGATGTCTAATTTTACGAATTTGGGCGTGGCAAGACAATGGTTTGGAGCGCAATTCGGAAAAGATTTTGCTAAACACGGAATTTCAGAAAAAATGAATATTCTAACTGCAACGCCACATTCTTCTTCTATAAAATCCCTCTCAATGCTTGGAGTTGGAAGCCAGAATTATACTTTAATAAAAACTGCTGAAGGTAATAGAGAAGCGATTGATATTGCTGATTTAGAAAAAAACATTCAGCATTTACATGGAAAACCTTTCATTTTAATTTCGAGTGCAGGAACTGTAAACACAGCCGATTTTGATGATTTTGAAGCTATTTCTAAACTTAGAAAAAAGTATAAATTTTGGTGGCATATTGACGCCGCATTTGGCGGATTTGCTGCAGTTTCAGAAAAATACAAACATCTTGTTGCGGGTTGGGAAGGAGCAGACAGCATCACAATTGATTGTCATAAATGGCTGAATGTCCCTTACGAAAGTGCTTTCTATCTAATTAAAAAAGAACATATTAATTTACAAATAGAAACATTTCAAAATTCGAACGCGCCTTATCTAGGAAATCCGTTAGAGAATTTTAATTATTTGAATGTCCTTCCTGAAAATTCACGTAGACTTCGTGCATTGCCTGCTTGGTTTTCGCTTAAAGCGTATGGAAAACATGGTTACAGAGATATAGTAGAAAATAGTATTTCGCTTGCTTTGCATTTTGCCAATGCTTTAATCGAAAAAGAACATTTTGAATTACTGGCTCCAATTCGTCTAAACAATGTTTGTTTTACCTTAAAGGGAATTGAAAATCAAGAAAAAGTATCTCAATTTTTAGTCAAGTTAAATGACGGAGGAAAAGTGTTTATGACACCAACATTGTATCAAAACCGAAAAGGAATTAGAGCTTCTTTTGTAAATTGGAGAACTTCAGAAAATGATATTAAAATTGTAATTCAAGAAATGATTGAAGTTTTTGAACAATTATAA
- a CDS encoding dicarboxylate/amino acid:cation symporter, with protein MEVKKINFLQNYSSILLLLGGIIIGSVFGLVFGEKVLVIKPLGDIFLNLLFTAIIPLIFFTIGSSIANLERTEKLGKLFVIMILVFLTTILISAIVMICAVYLFPIHEHIAIAKVPFEEVTSGSAGDQIAKLLTANDFFELLSRKSMLALIIFSFLIGFATLQSGEKGKAFKSFLDSGNEVMKQLLNIIMKSAPIGLGAYFAYQVGVFGPQLLGVYAKPMAVYYAACIFYFFVFFSLYALVAGGKRAFKVFWSNNITPSLTAVGTCSSIATIPANLDAAEKMGIPAHVRNLVIPLGAPLHKDGSSMSSILKITFLFAMFGKDFSDPMTILLALGITVIVSIVEGGIPNGGYIGEILAITVYGFPMEQALPVAMILGTLVDPIATLLNANGDVICSMMVSRFSEKTKW; from the coding sequence ATGGAAGTTAAGAAAATCAATTTTTTGCAGAATTACAGCAGTATACTTTTGCTTCTAGGTGGAATTATAATCGGAAGTGTTTTTGGATTGGTTTTCGGAGAAAAAGTTTTAGTGATAAAACCACTTGGTGATATTTTCCTGAATTTACTTTTTACAGCCATTATTCCACTTATCTTTTTTACAATTGGTTCTTCTATTGCAAATCTAGAACGGACAGAAAAACTAGGAAAGTTGTTTGTCATAATGATTTTGGTTTTTCTTACTACGATTTTGATTTCGGCAATTGTCATGATTTGTGCTGTTTATCTTTTTCCAATTCATGAACATATTGCAATTGCGAAAGTTCCGTTTGAAGAAGTAACGTCAGGATCGGCAGGAGACCAAATTGCAAAATTGCTTACTGCAAATGACTTCTTCGAATTGTTATCTCGAAAAAGTATGCTGGCGTTGATTATTTTTTCTTTTTTAATTGGTTTCGCAACCTTACAATCGGGAGAAAAAGGAAAGGCTTTCAAGAGTTTTCTAGATTCTGGAAACGAGGTTATGAAACAGCTTTTAAACATTATAATGAAATCGGCACCAATTGGTTTAGGTGCTTATTTTGCTTATCAGGTTGGTGTTTTCGGACCACAATTACTAGGCGTTTATGCAAAACCAATGGCAGTATATTATGCTGCTTGTATTTTTTATTTTTTTGTGTTCTTTAGTTTGTATGCACTTGTTGCTGGCGGGAAAAGAGCTTTTAAGGTTTTTTGGAGCAATAATATAACGCCATCTTTAACTGCAGTTGGAACTTGCAGCAGTATTGCAACTATTCCAGCAAATTTGGATGCAGCAGAAAAAATGGGAATTCCAGCGCATGTTCGGAATTTGGTAATTCCGCTTGGCGCACCTTTGCATAAAGATGGATCGAGTATGTCATCCATTTTAAAAATCACTTTTTTGTTTGCCATGTTTGGGAAAGATTTTTCAGATCCTATGACCATTCTTTTAGCCTTAGGAATTACAGTTATAGTTTCTATTGTCGAAGGTGGAATTCCGAATGGAGGTTATATTGGCGAAATTTTAGCCATTACTGTTTATGGTTTTCCGATGGAACAAGCTTTGCCAGTTGCCATGATTTTAGGAACTCTCGTTGATCCAATTGCTACTTTGTTAAATGCAAACGGCGATGTAATTTGTTCTATGATGGTTTCGAGATTTTCTGAAAAAACCAAATGGTAG
- the metF gene encoding methylenetetrahydrofolate reductase [NAD(P)H], with amino-acid sequence MKVTEHIENAKGKTLFSFEIIPPQKGKSIQELYDNIDPLMEFNPPFIDVTTSREEYIYIDKGNGLLDKKLTRMRPGTLGICASIKHKYNVDTVPHLLCGGFTQEETEYMLVDCQYLGINNVMALRGDAMKDEQSFVPKVGGNHYAVDLVRQIKDLNCGKYLHEVMDADNKADFCIGVAGYPEKHLESPSLQSDLKRLKEKVDAGADYVVTQMFFDNSKYFAFVEKAREMGITIPIIPGIKPIAVQRHLQVLPQIFRIDLPEDLIDAVDKCKNNAEIKQVGVEWAIQQSLELKAAGVPFLHYYSMGKSENIRQIASQVF; translated from the coding sequence ATGAAAGTAACAGAACATATAGAAAACGCCAAAGGAAAAACATTATTCTCATTTGAAATTATTCCGCCTCAAAAGGGGAAAAGCATTCAGGAATTGTACGATAATATTGATCCGTTAATGGAGTTTAATCCGCCGTTTATTGATGTAACCACTTCTCGTGAAGAGTACATTTATATTGATAAAGGTAACGGACTTTTAGACAAAAAACTGACTCGTATGCGTCCGGGAACGCTGGGAATTTGCGCTTCTATAAAACATAAATACAATGTAGATACAGTTCCGCATTTACTTTGCGGAGGGTTTACACAAGAAGAAACCGAATACATGCTGGTTGATTGTCAGTATTTAGGAATCAACAATGTAATGGCGCTTCGCGGCGATGCCATGAAAGATGAACAATCTTTTGTGCCGAAAGTAGGAGGAAATCATTACGCAGTTGATTTGGTTCGTCAAATCAAAGATTTAAATTGCGGAAAATATCTGCATGAAGTAATGGATGCTGATAATAAAGCTGATTTCTGTATTGGTGTTGCGGGTTATCCTGAAAAACATTTGGAATCTCCTTCATTACAATCAGATTTAAAAAGATTAAAAGAAAAAGTAGATGCAGGAGCTGATTATGTGGTAACACAAATGTTTTTTGACAACTCGAAGTATTTTGCTTTCGTAGAAAAAGCAAGAGAAATGGGAATCACAATTCCGATTATTCCTGGAATTAAGCCAATTGCCGTTCAAAGACATCTACAAGTTTTACCGCAGATTTTCAGAATCGATTTACCTGAAGATTTAATCGATGCCGTTGATAAATGCAAAAACAATGCTGAAATCAAACAAGTCGGAGTCGAATGGGCAATTCAGCAGTCATTAGAATTAAAAGCAGCAGGAGTTCCATTTTTACACTATTATTCAATGGGTAAATCTGAGAATATTCGCCAGATTGCAAGTCAGGTTTTTTAA
- a CDS encoding outer membrane beta-barrel protein yields MKKMLLILALALCSYANAQKGSILVMGSVSFDSQKSSDSRLNLESKQTGFAIQPKIGYQFHENWTAGVEGNFRSINQNFLEESKYKDRVYGFGGFLRYTRPLSSIFSAYADFGVGYQNRKETNTISTGQFYNDSDGIYASITPAIFINISKGFGLNFNIGGINYTALNNETASGSSYKSKAFGFNLGQSFAIGISKNF; encoded by the coding sequence ATGAAAAAAATGTTACTTATTCTTGCATTGGCTCTATGTAGTTATGCAAATGCTCAAAAAGGATCTATTTTAGTTATGGGAAGCGTTTCATTCGATTCTCAGAAAAGTTCAGATTCAAGATTGAATTTAGAAAGCAAACAAACCGGTTTTGCTATTCAACCAAAAATTGGATATCAATTTCACGAAAACTGGACAGCGGGTGTTGAAGGTAATTTTAGAAGTATTAATCAGAACTTTTTGGAAGAAAGCAAATACAAAGACAGAGTTTATGGATTTGGAGGATTTTTGCGTTACACACGACCTCTAAGTTCTATCTTTTCGGCATATGCAGATTTTGGTGTTGGTTATCAAAATAGAAAAGAAACCAATACAATCTCAACAGGTCAATTTTATAATGATAGTGATGGAATTTATGCTAGTATAACGCCAGCAATTTTTATTAATATTTCAAAAGGTTTTGGTCTGAATTTTAATATTGGTGGAATAAATTATACCGCTTTAAATAATGAAACTGCTTCTGGAAGTAGCTATAAATCGAAAGCATTTGGGTTTAATTTAGGTCAGTCATTTGCTATTGGTATTTCTAAAAACTTTTAA